A single window of Paroedura picta isolate Pp20150507F chromosome 8, Ppicta_v3.0, whole genome shotgun sequence DNA harbors:
- the PAOX gene encoding peroxisomal N(1)-acetyl-spermine/spermidine oxidase, giving the protein MEEEAAAAWGRRGHGRVVVVGAGLAGLGAARRLWARGWRLGDLRLLEASGRAGGRVRSARLGKPVVELGAHWIHGPSAENPVFRLAAEQGLLAPGALLEESQRAETGGHPLLPSACFCSRGRPVSADLVSAMGALFFSLLTEARGFVASAAPEVPAPSVGQFLQEAVARLAQEWPEDEAAKRLQLAVLGMFLKVECCVSGAHSMDAVALGPFGEYVSLPGLDCTFPDGYEGLTDHLRASLPEDIVLFNKVVTLIRWGGSFAEADTGRLFPVQVECEDHETFLADHVIVTVPLGFLKEQQETLFHPPLPPRKVAAIQRLGFGTNNKIFLEFEEPFWEPDCQIVEVVWEEELPLAKPPADLPAAWFQKIGAFVVLHPPERYGHILCAFIAGEEAEFMETLTDTEVLRDLTKMLRQVTGNPLLAPPKNILRSKWHSEPYTRGSYSYVAVNSSGDDIDALALPLPEGASDPKTLQVLFAGEATHRTFYSTTHGALLSGWREADRLIHLCDGSESQQCAPKL; this is encoded by the exons ATGGaggaggaagcggcggcggcgtggGGGCGGCGAGGCCACgggcgggtggtggtggtgggcgcgGGGCTGGCGGGGCTGGGCGCGGCGCGGCGGCTGTGGGCGCGGGGGTGGCGCCTGGGCGACCTGCGCCTCCTGGAGGCCTCGGGCCGCGCGGGGGGCCGCGTCCGCTCGGCCAGGCTGG GGAAGCCGGTGGTGGAGCTGGGCGCCCACTGGATCCACGGGCCCTCCGCGGAGAACCCCGTCTTCCGCTTGGCGGCCGAGCAGGGGCTGCTGGCGCcgggggccctgctggaggagagcCAGCGGGCGGAGACGGGGGGCCACCCGCTGCTGCCGTCCGCCTGCTTCTGCAGCCGAGGGCGGCCGGTCAGCGCGGACCTCGTGAGCGCCATGGGCGCGCTCTTCTTCAGCCTCTTGACGGAGGCGCGCGGCTTCGTCGCCTCGGCCGCGCCAGAAGTGCCGGCGCCCAGCGTGGGCCAGTTCCTCCAGGAGGCCGTGGCGCGGCTGGCCCAGGAGTGGCCGGAGGACGAGGCGGCGAAGCGCCTCCAGCTGGCCGTCCTCGGCATGTTCCTCAAGGTGGAGTGCTGCGTGAGTGGCGCGCATAGCATGGACGCCGTGGCGCTCGGCCCCTTCGGGGAGTACGTCTCGCTCCCGGGCCTCGACTGCACCTTCCCCGA TGGCTACGAAGGGCTCACGGACCACTTGAGGGCCTCTCTGCCCGAAGACATTGTGCTGTTCAATAAAGTGGTGACCTTGATTCGCTGGGGGGGCTCCTTCGCAGAGGCTGACACAGGCCGGCTCTTCCCAGTGCAAGTGGAGTGCGAAGACCACGAGACCTTCTTGGCAGACCACGTCATTGTCACCGTCCCTTTAG GTTTCCTCAAAGAACAACAGGAGACCCTTTTCCACCCTCCGCTTCCACCTCGGAAAGTGGCCGCCATCCAGCGCTTGGGCTTTGGGACCAACAACAAGATCTTCCTGGAGTTTGAGGAGCCGTTCTGGGAGCCAGACTGTCAAATAGTGGAGGTGGTGTGGGAGGAGGAACTGCCTCTGGCCAAGCCCCCCGCTGACTTGCCGGCTGCCTGGTTCCAAAAGATCGGGGCCTTCGTTGTGCTCCACCCACCGGagag ATACGGACATATCCTCTGTGCCTTCATAGCTGGAGAAGAAGCTGAATTCATGGAAACCCTCACAGACACAGAGGTCCTCAGAGACCTAACGAAAATGCTTCGCCAAGTGACGG GAAATCCCCTCCTGGCACCGCCAAAGAATATCCTAAGGTCCAAGTGGCACAGTGAACCCTACACCAGAGGCTCCTACAGCTATGTGGCCGTGAACAGCTCTGGAGACGACATTGATGCACttgccctgccacttcccgaGGGAGCATCAGATCCCAAG ACACTGCAGGTTCTTTTTGCGGGAGAAGCCACGCACCGGACTTTCTATTCTACTACTCACGGGGCCTTATTGTCCGGCTGGAGAGAAGCAGATCGTCTCATCCATCTATGCGATGGCTCAGAATCCCAACAGTGTGCTCCTAAATTGTGA